A region of the Rhodothermales bacterium genome:
GGTGTGCGTGAGGTCATTCACCATCCGGTTGAAATTTTGCGCCAGTTCGCCGATCTCGACGACGACGTTGGAATCGACCCGGGCTTCCTCGAGGGCGCCTTCGCTGATCCGGCGCGTGGCGTGGCTCAGATCCGTCAGCGGCCTCGTGATGCGTCGCGACAGCAAGGCGATCAGCACAAAGGCGACCAGGCAGATGCCCAGGGTGGTGGCGCCGGAAAGGATCAGCTTATCCCACACGGCGCTGTAGGCTTCGCCGAAGGGTTGTTCGGTGATCACGGCCCAGTCCGGCACGCCGAGCCCGACGGCCATGGTGACGACCCGCGTGCCGTCGATGCCCCACTCGACGCGGACGAGCGCGTTTTCGGGGGTGCCGGCGGCGTCTTGAAGAAAGCGCGCGACGGCCGGCAGATCCGCCACATTGTCGCCGCGAAGCACCCGGCTGATGTCGCGCGCCGCGATGACGTTGCCGGTATCGTCCACCACATACGCCTGCCCGTTCGTGCCCACCTTGATGTCGGCGACGAGGTCCCACATGAACTTGAGGTTGGCCATGGCGACGATGGTGCCGGCGCTCTCGTTGTAGATGTTGTGAACGGGGACGGCGAGCAGGACCGTGGGCTCGCTGGTCGTTTCGTCGAAGATCACGGTGCTGATGTAGCGCATGCCGGCTTGCGTGCGGGCCAGCAGTTCGGTGAACATTTCCGGTTCGATGACGAGCCGGGAGTGTTCGGAGAAGCGCGACGCATAAGCCATCTCGTTGCCCTCCGCGTCGAGGAGGAGCAGATGGCGAAGCGATCTGTCCATCCCGAGCAGGCGGTCGAGGTACAGCTTGCGCTCCTCGACGGGGCTTTCCGCCAGTCGCGTGAGGTGCTCGGTCGATTCGAGCAGCCACATCCAGTGGTCGATGAAGTCCCGGACGCTCGACGAAGCCGACTCGGCGATGCGCGTTTGCCGGTCGGTGAGCATTGCCCGCAGGGGGGTGAGGCTGACGATCACCTCGATCACCGTGGTGGTCACCTGCATGGACACCGTGAGCACCAGGAACGAAATCACCAGGATCGTGCTCAGGCGACGCGATTTTTTCTGACGGCTCGGCATGGTCATCGGGCAACGGGTGCTGCGACGGCAGGCAGGCGATCGGGGAAGCCGAAGCCCTCGGTGGTCTCCCCGAGCATCGAAGGAGAAGCGAATCCGGTAGCCGACGACCCGGTCGTCGGGGCGAGTCGGCGAAGGGAATGGAGATGCTCGCTGGAGGCCATAAATGACGTAGCGGTTCTTTAGAAGGCCGTTAAAGGCCGGGAGTGCTGCACAGATAGGTCGCGTTCGCATGCCCGCCCTGCATGACGGAAAAACGACGGCCTGCACCGCAGAGGGTATCGGCCGGCACTGCGCTTAAATAAGGGGGTGACAGATCGCGCGAGACCCGGCACGCCCACGGATGCGCCGGCAATACCTAGCGGGTGATCCTGTCTGCCTGGGCGAGGACGCCTTCCGGCACGGTGAGGCCGAGGGCGTCGACGGCCCCGAGGTCGATGTAGAAGAAGGTCTCGGCCGAAACGACCGGGATGTTCAGGGGGGGCTCGCCCTGAAGGATCTTGTCGACGATGTCTGCCACCCGCCGACCGGCGTCGGCATTTTGGATCATGACGTCGAAGATGCCGTTCGTGCCTCCCGAGGCCAGGATGCCGCAGAGGGGGATGTGACGCTCCCTGGCGAACCGGTCCAGCAGCGTGGTCCCGGACGGATCGGCGACGATCGGGTCGGCGAGCGCCAGGATGGCGTCGACACGAACGTCCGGATCGGCGATGAGCGCCTCCAGGCGGCCGGCCAGATCGTCCACATCCTGCAGCGGCATCTCGATCAGCGTGATTCCGGCCTTTGCGGCCGCGGGGCGCAATACCTCCAGCTGGGGCCCCGCGATGGGGTACGATTCCGCATAGGGGACGAGGACGCGACGGGCTGCAGGGACGATGGCCTGCATGCGCTCGAAGCGAAGCAAGGCCAGGTCGGGTCCAGGATACCGGACGCCCGTTATCAGCGCGCCCGGGGCACGGATTGACTCGATCAGATCGGTGCCCTCGACGACGGCGTTGGTGAACACGACCGGTATGCCGTGCTCGTTGGCCATCCGTTTCGCCACGATCGATACCTCGGTGGGCACCGCGACGATGAGGTCGACCTCCGCGTCGACCAGATCCTGAACGGCCTGCTGGTCTTCCTCTCCGTCCCTGTAGGGCGTCTTGTAGATGTATTCGATGGCGGAGCCGCCGGCGTACCCCAACTCGCCCATCCGCTCCTCAAAACCGACCATAGCGTCTTCGAAAAACGGCAGCCCGATGATGATCCCCACGCGGTGGACGCCGTCCTGCCTGTTGCATCCGATGGCGCCCGAGAGTGCCAGTACGGCGGCACTCAACAGAAACAGAGGGTGGAACGGAATTCGTCGTCGCATCGCGTCGTCTGGCTCAGTGGACGAGGACATCGGCCCGGCCGAGCATATTTAATGGGATGGGAATCCCCATCATGGCCGACGTCATGGGGTTTATGGGATGAAGGCGTTTGACCGGATTTGTTGCGGGCTCGCTCGACGATACGGCAGGCCCGATCCGAGCGCCATTAGTGGATGATCGTATCGGCATGGCTGAGGACACTTTCGGGCACCGTGATGCCGAGCAGGGCGGCAGCCTGAAGGTTGACGCCGAGCACGGCGTCGGCCGAAAGAACCGGTAAGCTGCCTGCCGGCTCGCCCTGTAGGATCCGATGGGCGAGGTCCGCCGTCAGCCGCCCCATCTGGTCGAGGTCGATCATGAGGGAAAACAGGGTGTGCGGGGTGGCATCCGGAAAGATGCCGGCAAACGGGATGCGGCAGGTTGTCGCGAAGGCCTCGAGTGCCGCGATGGCATCCGGGTCTACCGAGATGGGGTCCGTGATAAGTAAGATGGCGTCTACATCCGGCGACGCTGAAGCCAGCAGGGCGTCGAGCGCCGGCTGTACGGCCGGGCCGTCCGGCACGGGCATCTCGATCAGCGCCACGCCGGCGCGGGACGCCGCCGGACGCAGGGCGTCCAGCTGCGCCGCCACGATCGGGTATCCATCCAGATACGGAACGATCACTCGCCGCACGTCCGGACGTATTTTCAGGAGGGTTTCGAGCCGCAGCAGCACGAGGTCGGGCCCGGGGAACCGCACGCCGGTAATGCCCTTCCC
Encoded here:
- a CDS encoding ABC transporter substrate binding protein, with the protein product MKHHVTLGLLAALIFIAGCGTSEKQDVRRVGIVNGIPILSILEASFKARMTEHGYVEGQTIDYIARGAFDGREQEIQVVSDLMREDLDLLVSMPTEVSLIAREKTREMGIPLVFSNAFVEGTGLIESIRAPGKGITGVRFPGPDLVLLRLETLLKIRPDVRRVIVPYLDGYPIVAAQLDALRPAASRAGVALIEMPVPDGPAVQPALDALLASASPDVDAILLITDPISVDPDAIAALEAFATTCRIPFAGIFPDATPHTLFSLMIDLDQMGRLTADLAHRILQGEPAGSLPVLSADAVLGVNLQAAALLGITVPESVLSHADTIIH
- a CDS encoding ABC transporter substrate-binding protein → MRRRIPFHPLFLLSAAVLALSGAIGCNRQDGVHRVGIIIGLPFFEDAMVGFEERMGELGYAGGSAIEYIYKTPYRDGEEDQQAVQDLVDAEVDLIVAVPTEVSIVAKRMANEHGIPVVFTNAVVEGTDLIESIRAPGALITGVRYPGPDLALLRFERMQAIVPAARRVLVPYAESYPIAGPQLEVLRPAAAKAGITLIEMPLQDVDDLAGRLEALIADPDVRVDAILALADPIVADPSGTTLLDRFARERHIPLCGILASGGTNGIFDVMIQNADAGRRVADIVDKILQGEPPLNIPVVSAETFFYIDLGAVDALGLTVPEGVLAQADRITR